The Entelurus aequoreus isolate RoL-2023_Sb linkage group LG03, RoL_Eaeq_v1.1, whole genome shotgun sequence genome contains the following window.
gccaatcagtggccatgatactgaacagcaGGCTCTGATAGGTTTGGTCTCCCAGTGTCCAATACTATAGTAGTACTGATATTTTCAGTTTATTCAGCCATGTATGCTTGAACATGCTTAAGGTAGGACAaaaaaaattgtagaatatgctttaggaaaataaaaaaatatccccAAAAATCTGTGATATGGTGAAGCTTCAATGTTTGAAGCAATGGACGACTGTATGACAATAtattatacagtggaaccttatCCCACAGGAAACAGTGGGAATTAGATTAATCAGTTCCGTACTGTCCGTGTCTTTAAACTGacatttttaaataacattttaaaatactTGACTGTAACACCAGTTAACAAATTTAATGTACATTTGTTAAGAAAAAAAACGCTAAAATGCATGTAGTTGCATAGCGGCTAGTGCTGTCAGCTAAGCTCAGCAAGTGCTTGGATTTAATCGGTGTTTAGCCTAAACATCGTTCATTATCGTCTCTCAACATTGAGGGGGGGTGCaagaaaatgcaaataaaaagcCCTTAAATGAGCTATAATGAGATAGGCTAAGCAGGGGGTCAAAGTGAAGGAGTAAGTGGGGATGTTGTGCGCAGGTCCCAGGGGGTGCCCAGTTTGACGTGATTTTtgtcatttaaatatgtaatatatgtattatttaaaaaataaatatagccacgaaagttcaataataaggttgaaCATTAAGAATGTCTATGTCTATACCCCATTACTGCAACATAGTTTGTTCCAACTGGATAGCGGCAATCTTAGCTCAcctcactcaacacagacgtcatgatgtcatcaaagctcacctttaagcattcacatacagcaccagcattttggaacaaATATGAAGGTATAGTAGAAAGGAAACATATAatgaatctatttgtggcagcatatgagaaagttatgtacaagtttcacGTTAGCATCTCCAAACAGATAACTGTAGTCCGTTCAAGGACCctcgattaaagttagaaacgGATGTGTCACTAGTTTTCAAAGACAGGGGAACTCTTAATCCACATTCAACCCATTTTTATGATTCGCATCATCAACTGAGGATAATCCTATTTGTATAAACTAAACTTTACTTCCcactctgaagtaaaggaaaactttatatatacaggtatttatatttatatttaagtgaataacaggttatatgattatttaaaatCATATTATGGCCACTTTTTATTgaatttgtttgtacttttttgtaaaaaatgaaataaaaaaatacaatacaaataaaaataaaattatttaagcGATTTATCTAGATATGTTCTAGATGTGTTAATCCTAGGTGTAATAACCTATTTAGGgggtttacatgtgttttaaaaagctaaaTCCATgaaataattagttttttaagTGCCCATAAACAAGTGTGTGTATAGGGCGGCAACGTTTGGGTTTAGGGTGGAACAGGGGgccttcaggagtcttgtgtaCAGGGGCCCATAATTTGGTGCCATGCCCCTGTCGCCCAGGTGTGTATTTTGAGACTTTTGAAGCATATTTTCAGGCAAAAATGTACCAAATCATCCTTTCAGACGTTTATCAGTAGAGTTATGAGCACAGATATAAGGCGGAGTAAACTGACCGCTTTCGTCCAAATCTTTCAAAGCGAATGAAACATCAGAAAGCAGGTTTTTTCAGAAGGCACCGAGTTGCTCGCTATTATATGCAGTTGCAGCTCAAAACTAGAGCTGACACCAAGGGATTTCCTATCCTATTAATATTGCTATTTCTAGCCATCTGGCCTTCTGCGGACAAGATGCTCTATAACTGAGAATGCCACTTCTCGTGACTGAAATAGGTACCTTAATTCCTTAGCACGGTATAGACTGGGAGGCAAATGCAGAGTCTGTAAAAGCGGAAAAGGAATGGCCTACTTTCGTTCGTTTTTTTGTTGGTTGTGAACAGGATGTCAGCCACCTTTCTGTTGTTTCCTGTTGAGAATCTCTGCGCTTCACAGTGTGAGAAATTGTCATATATTCAGTATGGCTAATATTAATAAGGATTATATGCCATTATGCAGGCAGTTACCCTTGTTGTGACTAAGATACGCAAGGGTGGggcacaaaaaagtacaaaggtCAGCTAAAGGAAcctttgttgttgtcgttgttgaATTGAATCTACACAATAACGCTACCGTGTTCACCGTTGCTCAATTGAAGCAGCAAATATGAATAAAAACCTGAATAAATGCCATGTCTGAGTGCCACGCCCGCCTTTCAATGTCCACATCGTGCGAAAGCGGGGAGAGATTGGACAGATGTCGCCATGGCAACATGGTGACGTCATCTCCCTTGCTCTAATTGGAGGAAACCCCGTGCGCTCAGCCACTGCAGCGTTCCCGTCGGTCAAACTACTTTTGATAGCCTCCCCCCTCGCCCCCCATTGCTCGACGCCTATTGGCCAGCGCCTCGaaacctcctgtcactcaaaAGACATCTCGATTTCCAATAGGACAGTCACCTGCCCTAGATGATCCGCCCTACTTTAATCAAGTTCAGTTGGACTTTAGCTGCCGCTGCGTGTTCTCTGCCTTTCAGCCCAATCCCTCGAATCGGAACAATTTGTGAAGCGATTTTGGACCTCAGTAGGTGAGAAACGTCgagtgtttttttgaactggtgTGTTTTCGTGAACGTACAAGAGTTCTGTCTTATAGCTGATATAATAAGTAGGtggttatttttttaaagctgcgATTCGGTGTATCACATTTTCATTGATAGGAGTGGCCCGTTAGCTTAAGCCAGGAGGTTTAGCCCTGTTAGCCTTCGAGCTAGCTAGCTTTGTGGCGGGCTGCGGTACCGACATGACTCAGCTGCCATTAAAGATCCTTGTTGCCTGTGTCCACGGCTAAGACCTCCATTTTATAACGTTGAAGTTATGGAAATTCCGTTCCATTACTTTAATTTGAAGCTACATCATCGCATTAAAGCGATACTTCTCTACCGCAGGACGACTGAGACGCACCTAATCACGTCGTTACAATAAAATGTAGCCTTTTGCTATGAGTTTCTCTTTGCATAGGGTGTTTTCTCATCTAGCGCACTTTCTCCCTTAATGtgatcatttcattttctcagcTTGTCACGCTGCGGTGGGACTAACGCCACTCCTTGTTCCACCCATTCTCCCACTTCACAGTCCGCGACTGTCGCTCGCCCGCATTTCCAACCCATCCGCTCCCTAACGGCAACAAAAAACACTCAAACTATGGATAAACCGGATCTTATCCAGAAGGCCAAGCTGGCCGAGCAGGCTGAGCGCTACGACGACATGGCCGAGTGCATGAAGGCGGTGACGGAAATGGGGAACGACCTTACTAACGAGGAGAGGAACCTGCTCTCCGTCGCCTACAAGAACGTGGTGGGGGCCCGGAGGTCCTCTTGGAGGGTGATCTCCAGCATCGGAGGCAAGGCTGAGACTGAGAAGAAGCAGCAACTGGTTAAGGAATATCGGGAGAAGGTGGAGAAGGAGCTGCAGGACATCTGCAACAACGTTTTGGTAAGGTGTCaccgtttaaaaaataaatagataaaaccaGGCATCTAATGAActatggtgctgaatttcccccagggatcaataaagtactttctatctattctattctaaccatGTTACCATAGTGGTGCCTCAGACGCAGCAGCCAAGAGATGGAAGGGATACACCTcccatgcaaaattcctaattGAACATCATTTTGGTCTTATGTTTGTTAAATGTAAGAACGCAGCAAACAATTCTAGGTTACAGCAGCAAAAGGTGGGCTCACTTGGGAGAGTCTTACTTAATCCCATAGTCATACCCCCCCACCCTTGCAAGATCTGGCACAAAATGACATTAAGCACCCTGCACCATATCGACTTTGCTAAAATATGCGGTGATCTCTCATTTATTTGGCACTTTTGCACTGATGTTGTGAGATCGATGAAGCTCCAAAAGGCTGCAGGGCCCCAAGTCCTAGAGTGATATATATTATCCAGGTgtgatgggtgtacatgttttgacgTTTTATCTATGTCAGTGCATATAATGTCTCAACACGTTCAGCCAAAATCTGTCTCGTtgatttaaaaagtattttagtCCATGTCAATTGTCACCGCACTCTTTTGCTGTTTGTTCCAATCCTGTGTGATTGTTCCATGGTGGGTATTAGTAGTATATGAAAATATTATGTCGTCTTCCTATTGTTCCTGCGTTTCGGGAATTTTAGAACAATTGTCTTGAACCATGTGAAGGTGTTAACTGATAAGGTCATCATAGCAGCTACCTCTGCATTAAATAGTGCGACTGGGTTGGTAAGTGGGCCACTGCTCACAAGGACAATACTATGAATTCAATAAATCTGCCCGTATCCATGCTGTCGCATCTGGCACATAGCGGAAAGCTAATGTGACAAGCCATCCGCAACAATTAACAATAAACAATTCATACCAGATAAGCATGAGGGTCATGTTTTTAAGCTAATGACTTTAGCCTACATTTGAACAAGTTCCAAGCCTTGATTGATAACCAGAGGTGGTGGTCATTCACTTCTTTAATTAATCTCTTGTAATAGCAGGGATTGTGCTTTTACATTATTCCTATCCTGCCTTGATAGTGGATTAGAGGAGATCTAGCCCATAAGCTTAGTTGTTAAGATTCCAATAATGTCCCCCCTGAACTACTGTCTGCGTTGAGACGCTGCAGGGGCTGTTCGCTTTTAGTAAGCCCTCATGCATGTTCCCGAAGAGTGACTCAGCCTTTTTGTTGTTCTTCTGCTGAGTGTTGCAGAAGGGTGTGTCTCTCCTCAGGCCTCAACTCGCCTGTCTAGAAAAGCCTTTGACGGGCTGCTAACTTTCTCCATAAGAGCAGGTTTGTTTTGAGTTAGCGAGCACTCAAGATATGTTGCTGACTGTGCGCAGGTTACAGTTAATAATTATGCCTGTGTGTGACATAATTACTGTCAGCCTGGGAGATTTGTTGTACCTGCGTCCATCTTGACATACTGTAGATTGCTCTGGCTTGGAGAGTCTACTTTGTTTAATGGTGAACACATTTTCACAATAGGCATTCAAATATATCAGGGAGAATGTTACAAGATTAAAGTCATTACAAGAAATGAATCATAGCTTTAATGGGTAAATGTAAATTCCCACCCAGCTGTAAATGCAGCAGATTGTGGGCCAGTTGCCTCCAGAGACCTGCCATATATTAACTTGTGCTGTAATGTTAAATATTTGTTGCATTGCAGTCCATGTAGTTCTTAAACCCACTCCTTTACACAATCTCAAAAAAATTAGTGTTAAAGTGTCTTTTACTCTGTGTGCATCCTATTACTTTTAATTAGCTTTGATTAGTTGGTGCCAAATTAGATTGCAAAAGGCAATAAGTACAGAAAAGACAAATTATTGTCTGTCAGGCTGGTGACCTTTTTATCTCGCAGCACCGTTTGCACTCATGAGTGCTGCAGTCTGAAGTCAGAGCTTTGTGTGAAAGCACCATGAAGAGAGCATCTCCTCTTGTCTATTGTGGAGCTCGCAGGAAAAGGAATGCCTAGCACATGAGACACGCGTGCATGCTTTTCACTGATCCAATCATGGCTTGTCTATATGACTTGGGAGTGGCTGCTGGGGGTGGGTTTGGCTGAAGGCAAGGGTGCTTTTTTCCTGCCAAGGTTtggaatcctttttttttttttttttttttttttaattactcatCAGGTTTGAGGCATTGGCCTTTCAGATAATTTTATTCCGTCTTAAATGCTTTTGATTTGAGTATATAACACATTTAAATTACCTTTTAACGTTTATTGTGCAAATATGGCTGCCCCTTGACACTGTAAATATGCACTTCCCCAAGAAATACACCAAATAGTGATACACCAGCTCTGTAGCTTGTAAGAGTAATTCTAATGTTGTACTTTGGTGAAGCCCACCcatattgcccccccccccccccccccccccccattcgaAGGTCGACATACAAATGTGTATTGATGAATATTTCCTCTTTTCTCCTTGCAGACATTGCTGAgtacacatttaattaaaaactcCACACAAGCTGAGAGCAAAGTGTTTTACCTAAAGATGAAGGGGGACTACTTTAGATACCTTGCTGAAGTGGCCTCTGGAGATGACAAATCAAGTAAGTTTACTGCCATAATTATTCTTTTTTTCATCTCTTATGCTTCAAATATATTCATATTCCAATTGTAATGTGTGAGATTATCTCACCTTAGGCTGGAAAATATGTCACAGCACCAGTGGCTGGCAGTTGACTTCGCTTTTATACACCAGGGAAATAAAACACACGCCTACATTTTGACCAtagtttgaatttaaaaaatgatgcAATGCACTACATAACCATAACAAATGAGCAAATGTGTAAGAACATTTCATAGGATGCCTTAATACATTACCAGTAGTTCATTTGAATTATGTGTGTTAATTCAACAGAGACTATTGAGAACTCGCAGCAAGCGTACCAGGAAGCATTTGACATCAGCAAGACTGAGATGGACCCCACACACCCTATCCGCTTGGGTCTGGCACTTAACTTCTCTGTCTTTTACTACGAGATCCTCAACTCTCCAGAAAAAGCTTGCGAGCTGGCTAAAACGGTGTGTAAGCAATCAGACTAATCATACTCAATTATTTTGTTTATGGATCCCCAAAAACATTCGTTTTGCTCGCAGGCGTTTGATGACGCCATTGCTGAACTCGACCACCTCAACGAGGAGTCCTACAAAGACAGCACCCTCATCATGCAGCTCCTCAGGGACAATCTGACAGTGAGTCATTCCGTTCTAGTGTCACACCAAATGAGAATTGAATTTCATTTGCATAGGTTTAAAGTTTTAGGTGGTGTAATTTGTAGAGTATTTGGAGCAAATTTGAAATCCTGGCCTTTACACATGTATCCACCAgtttgtcttcattgtccattataTCAGAACTTGGAATTGTGCTTATTTGGCTGGTACTCATTAACTTTCCTAGGGTAGGATTTTACCTGATCTATTGTACATAAACTGACAAAGAAAATgcataatgttttattttattgcctGTACTCGCCTAGCAGGTTTTTAGAATGTATATCTTTATTATTCTCAAGCTGCTGCAAGTCTTCTGTTGCCTCACAAAAAAACCACTATTTTATGTTTTGTATGTTCTCAGCTATGGACATCAGACACCGCTGGCGAGGAGGGCGACGCCGGCGAAAGAGGCGAGGGCGGCGACACTGAGAACTAAAAGAGAGAAAGAAGAGTCCTTGGTCTCCAacaacaaaaggattaaaaaaaactttttacacaTCGTTCATTCCTTTTCCTCCAATCCAACATTCTaccattgttgaaaaaaaaaaatcctgaaataATGAATTGGAGAAGAAAAAAGTACATTAATGGATTAGGATGACTTATTAAAGCAAAACCTTCCATTCCCTTGGTTTGTCTGTCCTGGCCTTTCAGTATGTGCAATTTCAGCTGTAGAAAAGTATTGATCGCTTGACATGGTATTATGCTCTTTCCTAAAGTTAGACAGAAGCCCTAAAAGTCCCCAACATCAAACAACTGCAAGCTCATCTTCTGATTTGTCTTGTTCTAGGGAGTAATCTGGTTTGTTCTTCTTAGCCTGTCTAAACAAAATTATGTGGTACGGTTACAGATTCTGCAATTCAGcttcagatgttttttttttttttttttcatgctgcaGGGAATGCCAGTGTTCTGTGCAGGCTGGCAGCAAATACTTAGTGCTCATTGGATTAATCCTCACTTTATGCCCTGGTTATGATGCCACTTTTTCACTGAAGCATGTCTGTTGGggggagggggaaattgtggggaggCTTGACTGATTTACATGCAGGGACCTTTTTAATGGGAAGATAAATACAATTCTGTCATTGCATGTCTCTTGAGATAGTACACTGGAATGGGAACAAATGCTGTAACACATAAGTACAAGTGTCAAGTTAAATATTTTTCAATGCAGGTTTCTACACATCCTAAAAGAGGGTGAACTGTTTGTCTGTCCAGTGATTGTCATTAGAGATTTGGACCACTATTGTTTTGCTATTCATTCAATTGTAGTCCCCTATAAAGCCTTGTGGAAACGTTTGAATCCCTGTGTAACAGCTATGTTAACATCAATAAATCATTTTATAAACCATCTGCTTTTTCCTAGTGTGTGTCTATCAATGTACTTAACTTCCACCATTGTGAACAGTTACGATTAAATGCCCATTAGGCTATATCGCAGGTGAAATATAGCTTGAAGAAATTTGGGACTGGtgtttacaaaataaatacatattttcttCACCGTTTAAACTGCATTAAGCACAGAACAAAAGTAATGAccggaagaaatatttcacaaatttgTAGACTTCCGCAGTTTGACGTCATATGTTACGTGCTCACAAGAGCTATTATGTCTGTTTATACTGATCTACTTAAACTATAAAATACTTATACATGTTCTAATTGTCCACCTCTGTCTTGTTAAACCACTTCTCATGACATATAGGAAAATATTTTTTCGGagtgactttttttattttataagcgGAAGTTGCCGCGTTGTCAAGCGTGAACTTCCGGGTTACGCGGCTAGCTCTAGCCTCCCCGACGAGCTGACAAAACTTAGTGACAATGACGGCGTCGCTGTAATATTTATTTTTCCCACAATGTTGAGCATATGGTTATATGTTTTTCTAGGTCATTTTTGTGTTTTCGGAGCAGTTAAGGCAATAATTACCAGAGAAGAAAACAGCGAAGCTCGCGCCGAGATTGGTAAGTTTAGCCAGCCGTTTTCTATATGTAAATAACATCGTTTACTAATATAATTATACATGATATTTTAACTGTAACTGCCTTGATTATAATAGCTTTTTGTAAAATGGGGAGGTTATTTGGTTGGGCCAGTTACAAAAAACGTGTTTTTAGCCAGACTGCTGTTCTTAATACAGTAAATACCAGGATAATCCACCTAAATCGTCTTCTCCATGTCTTCTAGATGCGCTTCATTCCATTCTGTCAGATTTTGAGGTCCTTCCAGTGTCAGACCTCCAGCTACACTCTGTGAGAAAGAGGGACGTAAACACACCGTCCCACCTAGAGCGTTTGGTCATCTTCAGAGCCTTGCAAAGGTTGGAAATGTTTATCTTGTGGTTCCTGTAGAATTAAGAATACTGTACATGTTAGGTTAAAGTATGCATAGTTTACTTTTGTGCGTATGTACTATAGAACCCATTGAGGGATACTTCATTGGCTACACCCACCACTGTATCATAAGAATTTGTAACATTTTGGCCTTGGCATAGAGCTAAATACCTCTTATTTGTAGTACTGTAGTTGAATTAGTATTCTCCCTTGTTGTGATGCATGCGTGCATCAATACAAAAATGTAACCTCTAATAAGCATTGATTCTTTCATCTAAATTATCCAGATGTTATTTAATTGTGCAGTTTGAAATATGAGTActgtagtcatacttgccaaccctcccgattttcccgggagactcccgaatttcagtgcccctcccgaaaatctcccggggcaaccatttctcccgatttccacccggacaacaatattgggggtgtgcctttaaggcactgcttttagcgtcctctctcacctgaaaccttcaccactTAACAGcagcatgctgtccaggcgtccgcttttcctccatgtaaacagcgtgccggcccagtcacataacaatgtagcgttggacgggtttgaCAATGGTCTTTacttgaagatgtcaagaaatgctgacaccatgtatgatcttttaacttgtttaatgatgacgctaatttcaagcacacacacacacgtgaatgcaaggcatactggttaacagccatacaggtcacactgagggtgtccgtataaacaactttaacactgttacaaatatgcgccacactgtcaactcacactaaacaagaatgacaaacacatttcgggagaacttccgcaccgtaacacaacataaacacaacagaacaaatacccagaaccccttgcagcactaactcttgcgggacgctacaataacatctacggcttttggagctcagtgcacaactgcacacacaagaaggagacgaagcagaagaagagacatggcgacgacgagtaagaagaaatacgcttgcaagttccaaaatgattggaaaaaagaatttaatttcatccaggacagctcgaaggggaaggggtatgctgcctgcacctcaacctcGCCCCACCAAACCCACCCCCAACACcatcccatctcccgaattcgaaggtctcaaggttggcaaaaaGTATGACTAGTACCTCGCTTTTTGTTAGTAATCTGTTGCAAAGGGTTGAACAACGACTAGGGTGTAGCCAATGAAGTGTGTGCAAATTGTTCAGCCACTGATCAGTATTGgccgatttttgtgaaaaagttttGATTGTCATTTCCAAATAATACTAATGCAAATCTCCTCGGgctacactttatttattttaacaggcggctggcagctaattatgtgtctccatacagtgTGGAGCTGCTCCCCTAAGCTAATAGTAATCACCTCCATCACGCCAAATaagctgcatttcttagtattttAAGTACGGTACATTACCACTGGGGCACGAGAATAAACTTGTTACACACCAAGAGCAAACTTGGAGCAAGCATACTAATAGCTAAACTAGCTGTTTACAAATTCAagggttattgtgtactattgactttgttttgctcaaacaattgtacgtAATACACAAAAAGAAGTAACTAGTTTGAATATTATGTTGATTTTGTTAAACTAACAATACCACTCACTATAGATAAacacatttacagttaatacatgtgaacaGTATTGGTATGGGCCGATCTCACTCCTTGATCGGAATAGGCaagataaaaccctgatcggatcACAAAGACTAAATCAGATGAAAACGGAATCAATTTTACCCATAAGAAATCATGAAAGTCCAATAAATCCGTTACAGACACTAAAAATATTAACATGCAGAACACATTTCATAGGGAATTATTAGTTATGCATGCAAAATACATATGAATAActaaaaatgaataaacaaacaTTTCACATCACTGGAGAAGACGGCAGTTAGTGAGAGTGGAGGAGGGGCAGGAAAAGCGAAGCAAACGCCACTTTCATACTTTGCTATGAGTTATTtttaattcaatagtgtttctctccTTTTTCATTTAAGTGCTGTCATTTGCCACTTTCTCTGGCCTAGTGGAGGCAAattttgcagtcgtactcaacattcatccatccattttctaccgcttattcccttcggggtcgcggggggcgctggagcctatcagctacaatcaggcggaaggcgggatacaccctggacaagtcgccacctcatcgcagggc
Protein-coding sequences here:
- the LOC133646368 gene encoding 14-3-3 protein zeta-like isoform X2; protein product: MDKPDLIQKAKLAEQAERYDDMAECMKAVTEMGNDLTNEERNLLSVAYKNVVGARRSSWRVISSIGGKAETEKKQQLVKEYREKVEKELQDICNNVLTLLSTHLIKNSTQAESKVFYLKMKGDYFRYLAEVASGDDKSKTIENSQQAYQEAFDISKTEMDPTHPIRLGLALNFSVFYYEILNSPEKACELAKTAFDDAIAELDHLNEESYKDSTLIMQLLRDNLTLWTSDTAGEEGDAGERGEGGDTEN
- the LOC133646368 gene encoding 14-3-3 protein beta/alpha-like isoform X1; amino-acid sequence: MIRPTLIKFSWTLAAAACSLPFSPIPRIGTICEAILDLSSLSRCGGTNATPCSTHSPTSQSATVARPHFQPIRSLTATKNTQTMDKPDLIQKAKLAEQAERYDDMAECMKAVTEMGNDLTNEERNLLSVAYKNVVGARRSSWRVISSIGGKAETEKKQQLVKEYREKVEKELQDICNNVLTLLSTHLIKNSTQAESKVFYLKMKGDYFRYLAEVASGDDKSKTIENSQQAYQEAFDISKTEMDPTHPIRLGLALNFSVFYYEILNSPEKACELAKTAFDDAIAELDHLNEESYKDSTLIMQLLRDNLTLWTSDTAGEEGDAGERGEGGDTEN